The window AAATAATGGAATATTCAAATGTCATTGTTGAAAGAAAAGGTCATTCAGGTATTCTCACAATCAATCACCCACCCGCCAATGCTATCAATGTTGCTACACTGGAAGATATAAACAAGGCGCTGGACGATCTTGAAGAAGATAAAAATGTAAGGGTTATTGTATTTACCGGTTCAGGTGAAAAGGCATTCTGTGCGGGATTTGATGTAACAGATGCCGGAAAGGCGGATATAGCGCTGCAGACAGGACAGGGCACATGGACAAGAATCGACAGATTAACCAAACCGACAATCGCTGCAATAAACGGCTTTGCGCTCGGAGGCGGATGCGAGCTGGCGCTGGCCTGTCATTTCCGCATAATGTCTGATAACCCCAAAGCGGTAATAGGTCTTACCGAGCTTAACCTTGGAATTATTCCGGGCTGGGGCGGAACAGTCAGGATGACAAAATTGCTCGGCCGCTCAAAAGCCCTCAACCTTATTCTGTTCAGCAAAAAAGTTGGTGCGGCCGAAGCTCTTGAAATCGGGCTTATCGATAAGGTTTCCTCCGATGTAATGAAGGATGCGATGGAGCTGGCTGAACTGATAGCTGAAAGACCACCTGTAGCCGTATCGTGTGTGCTCAAAGCAATGGACAGTCTGAATTATGGCGGGCTGAACGAAGGTCTGAAATTGGAGAGGGACGGGGTGAAAACAGCAGGCCGAAGCGCTGACGCACGTGAAGGCTTTGCCGCCTTTTTTGAACGCCGCAAACCCGTGTTCAAAGGCGAGTAAGTTTTTTCAGAGAACAATCCTGCCTTTTTCCATGCACAGGTAAGCTGCGCCCAGGACACCTGCATAATCCGGGAAGGTGGAACAGACCACTCCCTTTGGAGGAAACATATAGGGTCTGGTGCTCAGCATCTCTCTGAGCTTTTCTATGGCCCTGCTCAGAAAAAGCCCGGATGATCTTGAAAGTCCGCCGGCAATGATAATAACTTCGGGATTCAGGATAATAGTATAATTGTATAATGCAATTCCCAGATAGGATGAGTATTTTTCCATGATCTTCAAGGCCAGGGCATCTCCCGAAGAAGCGAGCATGCAGACATCTTTTGCGGATTTAATATCGAGCCCGTCAGAAACTGCTATTTTGGCAAGGGCCGTTGCCGAGCAGAATGTTTCGATGCAGCCCGAGTTGCCGCACCCGCATTTGTAGACGCTTTCTAAACCCATTGCAATATGGCCCCATTCGCAACCCAGGTTAAGGCCACCGTGCAGGACTTTGTTGTGCAGAACAGCACCTGTCCCTACACCTGTGCCGAGTGTTACCGTTATGAAGGTTGACGAGGAAGCGGCCATTCCTACCCAGCCTTCAGCCAGGGCGGCGCCAACCGCATCGTTTTCGCAGAATAAAACCAGCCCGGTTTTTTCCTGAAGGATTTCAACAACAGGGACTTCGGTGAGGCCCTTTATATTGACCGGATAGAGCAGCAGGCCTCGCTTTCTGTCCACCTGGCCGGCAGAAACAAGTCCGGCTCTTTTAACTTCCGGATATTTCTCCTTTAACCCTAGAACTGTTTCAACGATAGCCCCCATGACCTCATCGCATTCCCCTTTTGAATAAGGCCTTGCAATGTAGTCCAGGATATTGCCTTCATTATCTACAACACCTGCATGAATATTGGTTCCGCCAAGATCTATCCCTATTACCATATCAACACCTGAGCCCCTGTAGATGAAAGGTATTTTATGATGTCTTTATCGATATTTTTTTCAAGAATTATATATTTGCCTACCTTTATTCCCGGCACTTCAATTTCCGTCCGTGTGTCGGCCACACTTATTTTTAAGGGAGGTCCGCTGTGCTCAAGCTCGACCGCATCGATAATTTCATAAACTGAGGCGGTATTTGAATCTATAATTTTATAACCTTTTTTTATCAGCATTTCCTTTATGTCATCATCAACATGCGATGGTGTGATGATGATTTTTCCTGCCAGGACAGGGGCATTATATGAGACATTGACAGTCTCATCTTCCATGAGGACTATTTCTTTGTCTTTTTTGTATTTCACATCCAGGAAGTCAAAAAGGACCTTGTATGAATGGTTCATCTCTTTAGGCTCTTTTGTCAAAAAACCGGATCCGGAGTCCTTTCCGCCGATGTCGATGATATCAAGGCCGAATCGTGAGGCATACCCCGTGATAGTCTTTGGAGTTCGTATCTGGTTATCATTCAGGATGTTTATCACATAGACATTGCTTCTGGTAAAATCCTTGTAGACAATCCACTTGCCAGAAAGTTTGACCTTTTCGTCCAGACCTACGATAATCGGATCGCCATCCTTGTTTATTGAAAAGTAACCGGAAACATTTAAAACCTTATCCATTACGGTCTCTAGTTCTGTTCCCGGTTCGCTGATTATCCTGCAATCAGGGAAGGTTTTTTCGATAAGAGAAGTCACCTTTGGAGAGAGCTTTCCATTGAAATCAATTATTATCTTTTTCCCGTTATCGAGTTCAAGCACAGGGATTTCCTGTGTGTTGATAGCGACATTGCCTCCGGAAACGGGCATATAATATTTTCCGTCTTCCCTGCTGGAAGCTCCCATCTGTTTGAATGCCGGAATAAGAGAATTTTTGATTATCCTGCCCGCTTTTGCCCTGTTTACGGCTACGGTATCGATTTTAATGTCCTCAGCGGGTTTTGCCGCAGGTGAAGAAGGTGGGGCACTGTTCTGCTGAGAGAGAACGTTTTCCTTCTGATTTGAAATCCTTGTTTCTTTGTTAGGAACTGCCACTGCAGGCGGCTTTTGTTCAACAGGAGTCTGCCTGGGAAGCTCTGTCTTAATTTCAGGCTGCGGGGCTTTTATTGCCGCCTCGGGCAGAACAACGGGTGTCTGCGTTTTAGTATCAGCCGTAACAGACAGGGCAGGAAGCTCTTTTTTCTGCATCTGGACAGGCGCAGGCTCTTTTGCGGTGTTGGCAGGTTTTATATCAGCCGGGGATTTTTCTACAAGCTGTCTGGGCATTTTTATGCGCTGACCCGGAACTACATGGTTAAGGTTTTTTATTTCAGGATTGAGTTCAGATATGGCCTTCAGATATTCTTTCTGAATGTCTTCGTCGGAGAGTTTGTAAACCCTTTTTAAAATCTTAATGAGATGCTCATTCTGCTTGATTGTATAATATTCTTTGCCAACCTCCTGCATTTCGACAGATTGCGAAGAAGGTTTTTTTCTGTTTAATGCCGGCAGAACAACCTTTTTGTCGGGCTGAATTATGTTTAAATTCTTGATCCCGGGATTCAACAGTTTGAATTGATGATAAAGATACGGCATCTCTTCCGGCTTGGCCCCGAGCGATCCGGCAAGGATTTTATATAAAGTGTCATTGGGCTTGATGGTGTAAGATGACGTCTCCTCAACGATGGGGGCAGATCTTCTCGCATGTTTGATGAGGGTTATGTCATCGGCATAGGCGGAACAGAAAACAGAAATCACCAGGAATGGAAGAAGCCCTTTTTTCATCTAAAAAACCTCCTTCATCAAGGTGTCTTCGGCTACCGGGACTTCATCCTCTTTTTTGGGCAGGGTGCCTTCTTTATAACATTCAAACCTTGAACCGGGTACGGGATTCGATGTAACAAGACCGGTTTTCGGGTTTATCTGGGCAAAGACTATGCCAGAAGGCACCTTGAATCCGGCGGCTGATTTTCCCTGTTCCGCCACACGCATGAAATCAAGAAATATCGGTGCAGCAGCCCTTCCCCCGGCCTCTTTTTCCCCAAGCGACTGCATGTCGTCATATCCGACCCAGACCCCGCATAGAATGCCAGGCGTATAACCGATAAACCAGGCATCCTTGAAGTCGTCGCTGGTGCCCGTTTTGCCTGCGACCGGTCTGCCCAGGGCCTTGACCCTCGTGGCTGTACCATACTGGACTGCATCGATGAGCATGTTGGTGATTATGTAGGCGGTCTGCGGTGAAATGATCCCCGGTTCTTCATACTCCTGCATGTCAGTGGCAGCTTCTGCATCGACACTGTCTTCTTCAGAAGAAACGGGTTCTTCTTCCGAGGTTGCAGTATCTGGGGGATTTTCTTTCTCTGGCGGGTTAAAACCGGCTTCTGCTTTTTGTTCCGCCGGATGCTGAGGCATGATTCCGGAGGATGTATAAATTGCCGCACCTGTCTGCGGCGCAGTATATATTGATGTTCCGCTTGCCTCCAGGATGCTGTCTATGACGGTCGGATCAAAAGGCCTGCCGCCGTCTGCAAAGACCGCAAATCCTTTTGTAAGATTATACGGAGTGACAACCCCGGTTCCCAGGGCGAGAGAAAGATCCCTGGGAAATGCCCCTTCCATCCCGAATTTTTTCAGATAGTCGAGCGCATAGCCTATACCGATGTCCCTGAGAATCTTTACAGTAACGACATTCCTTGACATGACAAGGCCCGTCCTCAGTGTCGTGGCCCCGTAATATTTTCTTTCATAGTTCTGGGGATTGTAACCCGTATCCAGCTCGTCTTTCTTGAATGTTTCCGGGGCATCTATAATAATGGTTGTTGTAGTGTATCCCTTATCGATCGCCGCCGCATAGATAAACGGCTTTATTGAAGAGCCGCTCTGCCTTTTGGCGCTTACAGCCCTGTTGAACTGGCTTTTTGAGTAATCAACCCCGCCTACAATTGCAATAAGCTTGCTGCCCGATAAATCGAAGGCAACGAGTGCAGATTGAATGAGGGGGTCCTGTGTGAGAATAAAATCCTTACCGGTACTGAGTACCCTAATGAGATCGCCGGGCTTAAGCATGCCTGCAGGGTCCCATTTCTTGACAGGCGTTATCCACTCATAGGATTTTGGTGGAAGGTCAATAATCTTTGTCCCCAGATTGACTTTAAGCGGTGAAACCGAAATGACCTCTCCATAGTAAAGCTCGTAATTTATGATACCTTCCCATTCGATGCGATTTTTCTGGAAGGCCATAATATCCTCGATTTGTGTTTTATCCAGACCCTTAACGGGGCCCCGGTAGGCACCCTGTCGCATTTCAAGCTCTATGACCCCTTTTTTGACCGCCATTTCCGCTGCATCCTGCAGATCGGGAATGATGGAAGTCCTTATAGTGATACCGGTATTGAATATTTCAACCCCGTATTTCTGGCTTACAAGCTGGTGAACATAGTCGGTTACATACGGATATCGTGTGAACATTGCGTAATTCTTTCCTGTAATCCGCAAAGGTTCCTGATATGCTTTTGCGGCCTCCTCCTGGGAGATGTATCTTTCTTCAGCCATTCGTGAAAGGACATACTGCTGTCTTTTCTTGGCGGAAGGCAGGCTGTTGAGAGGCGAGTATCTTGCGGGAGCAGGCGCAAGACCCGCAATAAGAGACATTTCCGCAAGTGTAAGCTCTTTGCATTCCTTGTTGAAATATCTGAGCGACGCGGCCCCCACTCCGCTTGCACCGCTTCCAAGGTAGACCCGGTTGAGATACAGGTTAAGTATCTGGTCTTTTGTAAGCGAGCGCTCGATTCTTATGGCAAGAACCGATTCACGGATCTTTCTGTAAATTGTCTTTTCCCTGCCGAGCAGGTAT of the Desulfomonilia bacterium genome contains:
- a CDS encoding ROK family protein, which encodes MVIGIDLGGTNIHAGVVDNEGNILDYIARPYSKGECDEVMGAIVETVLGLKEKYPEVKRAGLVSAGQVDRKRGLLLYPVNIKGLTEVPVVEILQEKTGLVLFCENDAVGAALAEGWVGMAASSSTFITVTLGTGVGTGAVLHNKVLHGGLNLGCEWGHIAMGLESVYKCGCGNSGCIETFCSATALAKIAVSDGLDIKSAKDVCMLASSGDALALKIMEKYSSYLGIALYNYTIILNPEVIIIAGGLSRSSGLFLSRAIEKLREMLSTRPYMFPPKGVVCSTFPDYAGVLGAAYLCMEKGRIVL
- a CDS encoding PBP1A family penicillin-binding protein, whose translation is MKKVRWIPVILLGLFCAIIIFAAGLWLFMMQGLPSIQELKEPQATLVSRVLAADGSVIGYYPPGGMVILDDKDIPEMLKKAFISAEDATFYSHAGLDYRRIIAAIITDIRAASYSQGASTITQQVVRTYLLGREKTIYRKIRESVLAIRIERSLTKDQILNLYLNRVYLGSGASGVGAASLRYFNKECKELTLAEMSLIAGLAPAPARYSPLNSLPSAKKRQQYVLSRMAEERYISQEEAAKAYQEPLRITGKNYAMFTRYPYVTDYVHQLVSQKYGVEIFNTGITIRTSIIPDLQDAAEMAVKKGVIELEMRQGAYRGPVKGLDKTQIEDIMAFQKNRIEWEGIINYELYYGEVISVSPLKVNLGTKIIDLPPKSYEWITPVKKWDPAGMLKPGDLIRVLSTGKDFILTQDPLIQSALVAFDLSGSKLIAIVGGVDYSKSQFNRAVSAKRQSGSSIKPFIYAAAIDKGYTTTTIIIDAPETFKKDELDTGYNPQNYERKYYGATTLRTGLVMSRNVVTVKILRDIGIGYALDYLKKFGMEGAFPRDLSLALGTGVVTPYNLTKGFAVFADGGRPFDPTVIDSILEASGTSIYTAPQTGAAIYTSSGIMPQHPAEQKAEAGFNPPEKENPPDTATSEEEPVSSEEDSVDAEAATDMQEYEEPGIISPQTAYIITNMLIDAVQYGTATRVKALGRPVAGKTGTSDDFKDAWFIGYTPGILCGVWVGYDDMQSLGEKEAGGRAAAPIFLDFMRVAEQGKSAAGFKVPSGIVFAQINPKTGLVTSNPVPGSRFECYKEGTLPKKEDEVPVAEDTLMKEVF
- a CDS encoding enoyl-CoA hydratase-related protein; the protein is MEYSNVIVERKGHSGILTINHPPANAINVATLEDINKALDDLEEDKNVRVIVFTGSGEKAFCAGFDVTDAGKADIALQTGQGTWTRIDRLTKPTIAAINGFALGGGCELALACHFRIMSDNPKAVIGLTELNLGIIPGWGGTVRMTKLLGRSKALNLILFSKKVGAAEALEIGLIDKVSSDVMKDAMELAELIAERPPVAVSCVLKAMDSLNYGGLNEGLKLERDGVKTAGRSADAREGFAAFFERRKPVFKGE
- a CDS encoding LysM peptidoglycan-binding domain-containing protein gives rise to the protein MKKGLLPFLVISVFCSAYADDITLIKHARRSAPIVEETSSYTIKPNDTLYKILAGSLGAKPEEMPYLYHQFKLLNPGIKNLNIIQPDKKVVLPALNRKKPSSQSVEMQEVGKEYYTIKQNEHLIKILKRVYKLSDEDIQKEYLKAISELNPEIKNLNHVVPGQRIKMPRQLVEKSPADIKPANTAKEPAPVQMQKKELPALSVTADTKTQTPVVLPEAAIKAPQPEIKTELPRQTPVEQKPPAVAVPNKETRISNQKENVLSQQNSAPPSSPAAKPAEDIKIDTVAVNRAKAGRIIKNSLIPAFKQMGASSREDGKYYMPVSGGNVAINTQEIPVLELDNGKKIIIDFNGKLSPKVTSLIEKTFPDCRIISEPGTELETVMDKVLNVSGYFSINKDGDPIIVGLDEKVKLSGKWIVYKDFTRSNVYVINILNDNQIRTPKTITGYASRFGLDIIDIGGKDSGSGFLTKEPKEMNHSYKVLFDFLDVKYKKDKEIVLMEDETVNVSYNAPVLAGKIIITPSHVDDDIKEMLIKKGYKIIDSNTASVYEIIDAVELEHSGPPLKISVADTRTEIEVPGIKVGKYIILEKNIDKDIIKYLSSTGAQVLIW